A window of the Persephonella hydrogeniphila genome harbors these coding sequences:
- the pdxA gene encoding 4-hydroxythreonine-4-phosphate dehydrogenase PdxA, with translation MVKKFGISMGDPSGISPEILVKGSSYLPDGIYIIYGSKTAIDRAISYTGIDFKYKVVENVEKVSTEGFYLINLADEDFIPGKPSDKTGRASVIYLKKATEDILAKKINALITLPISKKHVMAAGFKFPGHTDYLAYVSGVKEYLMMLMCKRMKVALATAHIPLKDVPEAIRKTDLRGAIRLLYKELKEKFLIDNPSIAVLGLNPHAGDGGNIGREEIDIIEPAVKLLKKEGIDVEGPLPPDTAFTDLSKFDAFFAMYHDQGLIPLKMSCFKKAVNITLGLPFIRTSPDHGTAFDIAGKNVADASSFIEAVKLAVELSK, from the coding sequence ATGGTAAAAAAATTCGGGATATCTATGGGGGATCCGTCGGGTATATCCCCTGAAATTCTTGTAAAAGGCAGTTCTTATCTTCCTGATGGAATCTATATAATCTACGGTAGTAAGACAGCTATAGATAGGGCAATTTCTTATACAGGGATAGACTTTAAATATAAAGTGGTGGAAAATGTTGAAAAGGTCAGTACAGAAGGATTTTATCTGATAAACCTTGCTGATGAAGATTTTATTCCTGGCAAGCCATCTGATAAAACAGGGAGAGCATCGGTAATCTATCTGAAAAAAGCTACAGAAGATATACTTGCAAAAAAAATAAATGCCCTTATAACACTTCCTATATCAAAAAAACATGTAATGGCTGCCGGTTTTAAATTTCCCGGGCATACAGATTACCTTGCCTATGTGTCAGGTGTAAAAGAATACCTTATGATGCTGATGTGCAAGAGGATGAAGGTTGCCCTTGCAACAGCCCATATACCTTTAAAAGATGTTCCTGAGGCTATAAGAAAAACAGATTTGCGCGGTGCTATCAGGCTTCTTTATAAAGAACTTAAGGAAAAATTTCTTATCGATAATCCATCTATAGCTGTTTTAGGTTTAAATCCCCATGCAGGTGACGGGGGAAATATAGGTAGGGAAGAAATAGATATCATAGAGCCTGCTGTAAAACTGTTAAAGAAAGAAGGAATTGATGTAGAGGGTCCCCTTCCTCCAGATACGGCATTTACAGATCTGTCTAAATTTGATGCCTTTTTCGCTATGTACCATGATCAAGGACTGATACCTTTAAAGATGTCATGTTTTAAAAAAGCTGTAAATATAACTTTAGGACTTCCATTTATAAGAACTTCTCCGGATCACGGAACAGCGTTTGATATTGCAGGAAAAAATGTTGCAGATGCTTCCTCATTTATAGAAGCTGTAAAGCTTG
- a CDS encoding DsrH/TusB family sulfur metabolism protein gives MVNNLWLIKRPADFPEADMLEPEDMIVLIQDAVLRVPTIENWVACKEDAVARNIKIPENKLMDYEDIIDLIEKANTVIVW, from the coding sequence ATGGTAAATAATCTGTGGCTGATAAAGAGACCGGCAGACTTTCCTGAAGCTGATATGCTTGAACCTGAAGATATGATAGTTTTGATACAGGATGCTGTCCTGAGGGTTCCTACCATTGAAAATTGGGTTGCCTGCAAAGAAGATGCTGTTGCAAGGAATATAAAAATTCCTGAAAATAAGCTAATGGACTATGAAGACATTATAGATCTTATAGAAAAAGCAAATACTGTAATTGTATGGTAA
- a CDS encoding DsrE family protein produces MARKKVVLIIKSNPFSWKAFEALRQAVGLSMEHRLTVIFLKEGVYTLTDWKPEMIGIEPIDKSVEALGMMDASIIVEEEAIRERGIKLKEWSTPVDVKPKEEISEIVKEAEVVLTW; encoded by the coding sequence ATGGCGAGAAAAAAGGTTGTCCTGATAATAAAATCTAATCCTTTTAGCTGGAAAGCATTTGAAGCATTAAGACAGGCTGTTGGTCTTTCTATGGAGCACAGATTGACTGTTATTTTCCTGAAGGAAGGGGTTTACACACTTACAGACTGGAAGCCTGAAATGATAGGAATAGAGCCGATAGATAAATCCGTAGAAGCTCTGGGAATGATGGATGCCTCAATAATTGTTGAAGAAGAAGCGATAAGAGAAAGAGGAATAAAATTAAAAGAATGGTCTACACCTGTTGATGTAAAACCTAAAGAAGAAATAAGTGAGATAGTTAAAGAGGCAGAGGTGGTTCTAACATGGTAA
- a CDS encoding DsrE family protein, whose product MNLLIVLASNPYSHDFNTAVKMARASVKRNHKTKIFFMGNGIYSILRPEVKELVDNGVKVYYCAHNAEQRKVKPEGWAESSSMYGLSKLITEADKVIMLD is encoded by the coding sequence ATGAATCTGTTAATAGTACTTGCAAGTAATCCTTACTCCCACGATTTCAATACAGCTGTAAAAATGGCAAGGGCTTCTGTAAAAAGGAATCATAAAACAAAGATATTTTTTATGGGAAATGGTATATACTCGATACTTAGACCGGAAGTGAAAGAGCTCGTAGATAATGGAGTAAAGGTGTATTACTGTGCCCATAATGCTGAGCAGAGAAAAGTGAAGCCTGAAGGATGGGCTGAAAGTAGTAGTATGTATGGGCTTTCAAAACTTATAACTGAAGCAGATAAAGTAATAATGCTTGATTAG
- a CDS encoding sulfurtransferase TusA family protein has product MAEVKADRELDLKGEVCPFTFVKSKLILEQMEPGQVLKVILDYKPSVENVPKSMREEGQEILDIKQIGDNLWEVVIRKVK; this is encoded by the coding sequence ATGGCAGAGGTCAAAGCAGACAGAGAACTGGATTTAAAAGGTGAGGTCTGTCCATTTACATTTGTGAAAAGTAAACTTATTTTAGAACAGATGGAGCCCGGTCAGGTTCTAAAGGTAATACTTGATTATAAACCTTCTGTTGAAAATGTTCCAAAAAGTATGAGAGAAGAAGGTCAGGAAATTTTAGATATAAAACAGATAGGTGATAATCTCTGGGAAGTTGTTATAAGGAAGGTAAAATGA
- the moeB gene encoding molybdopterin-synthase adenylyltransferase MoeB, which produces MSFQFTEEQIKRYSRHIILPEVGGKGQQKLLESKVLVIGAGGLGSPSLYYLAAAGVGTIGIVDFDVVDFSNLQRQILHNTERVGKPKVESAKMTLEALNPDVKVIAYNERIHKDNVIDIIKGFDIVLDGSDNFPTRFLVNDACYFLGKPLVSAAILRFEGQLTTFDYRNKENSPCYRCLFPEPPPPGLVPSCQEAGLLGVVGGIMGTLQANEALKLILGIGEPLVGKLLVFDALTTEFNVVKLRKDKKCPLCGEKPVIKELIEYDQACDIHF; this is translated from the coding sequence ATGTCTTTCCAGTTTACTGAGGAGCAGATAAAAAGGTACAGCAGGCATATAATACTGCCGGAAGTTGGCGGTAAAGGACAGCAAAAACTTCTTGAATCAAAAGTCCTTGTTATTGGAGCTGGAGGTTTAGGTTCTCCATCACTGTACTATCTTGCTGCTGCAGGAGTTGGAACAATAGGAATAGTTGATTTTGATGTTGTTGATTTTTCCAATTTACAACGACAGATACTTCACAATACCGAAAGAGTTGGAAAACCAAAAGTAGAATCTGCAAAAATGACCCTTGAGGCTCTCAACCCAGATGTTAAGGTTATTGCCTATAACGAAAGAATCCACAAAGATAATGTTATAGACATTATAAAGGGATTTGATATAGTCCTTGATGGTTCAGACAACTTTCCTACAAGATTCCTTGTTAATGATGCATGTTATTTCTTAGGAAAACCTCTTGTCTCAGCTGCGATACTGAGATTTGAAGGACAACTTACAACATTTGACTACAGGAATAAAGAGAATTCTCCATGCTACAGGTGCCTTTTCCCAGAACCACCTCCTCCGGGACTTGTTCCTTCATGTCAGGAAGCGGGTCTTTTAGGTGTTGTAGGCGGAATAATGGGAACATTACAGGCAAACGAAGCCCTCAAACTGATTCTGGGAATTGGAGAACCTCTTGTAGGGAAACTTCTTGTTTTTGATGCCCTTACTACAGAGTTTAATGTTGTAAAATTGAGAAAAGATAAAAAATGTCCTTTATGTGGAGAAAAACCGGTAATAAAAGAGCTTATTGAGTACGATCAGGCCTGTGATATTCATTTCTAA
- a CDS encoding SPOR domain-containing protein — translation MRYIIAFFLIFSLAFGLSDKERDTLLRVIQGLYQDKLYNITVKKCQEYLEKTPSDDPYRERIIKILFHSLYNDKNKKDFINYLSYIQSEKISKQTAKEIFALGMKLFKDEPQGKAYVIEFYLPYTEGYEKTQIEKLLVTTYIKAGMWDRILKMSDKKEINIYKVLALYKLGRYKDLINFTEKMSKFSSEDADTVLYYRGLAFFNTGKKDKAAKVIESVTFKTPEMIKFLASYYLKKKDYIKAERYLKLLTLEKEYSDYGYYYLGVIEDLSKNYKKAAEYYKKASAFNTEFGKLAKKRLKQLKEAQVVPVEKFYTVRIILYKTEKEAKRLIQKKKLENCFIKKYKVYYGVFCGEFKDKKDALKERKKLQKLGFKDAVIDIIKR, via the coding sequence ATGAGATATATAATCGCATTTTTTCTTATCTTTTCGCTTGCCTTTGGTCTTTCTGACAAAGAGAGAGACACTCTTTTAAGGGTAATACAGGGTCTTTATCAGGATAAACTCTATAATATAACTGTTAAAAAATGTCAGGAATATCTGGAAAAAACACCTTCAGATGATCCATACAGGGAAAGGATAATAAAAATTCTCTTTCACTCCCTATACAACGATAAAAACAAAAAAGATTTTATTAATTACCTGTCGTACATCCAGAGTGAAAAAATATCAAAACAGACAGCAAAAGAGATTTTTGCCCTTGGTATGAAACTGTTTAAAGATGAACCTCAAGGAAAAGCCTACGTTATTGAGTTTTACCTCCCTTACACAGAAGGTTATGAGAAAACACAGATAGAAAAACTCCTTGTAACTACATATATAAAAGCAGGGATGTGGGACAGAATACTTAAAATGTCTGATAAAAAGGAGATAAATATCTACAAAGTGTTAGCCCTGTATAAACTTGGAAGATACAAAGATCTTATAAACTTTACAGAAAAAATGTCAAAGTTTTCTTCAGAAGACGCAGACACTGTTCTGTACTACAGAGGACTTGCGTTTTTCAATACAGGTAAAAAAGATAAAGCTGCAAAGGTTATAGAATCTGTAACATTCAAAACACCAGAGATGATAAAGTTTCTTGCTTCATACTACCTGAAGAAAAAAGATTATATAAAAGCTGAAAGATATTTAAAGCTATTAACACTCGAAAAGGAGTACTCAGACTACGGGTATTACTATTTAGGTGTGATTGAAGATCTATCAAAAAATTATAAAAAAGCAGCAGAGTACTATAAAAAAGCATCTGCCTTTAATACAGAGTTTGGAAAACTTGCAAAAAAAAGGTTAAAACAACTGAAAGAAGCACAGGTCGTACCGGTAGAAAAATTTTACACTGTAAGAATTATCCTTTATAAAACAGAAAAAGAAGCAAAAAGGCTTATCCAGAAAAAAAAGTTAGAAAACTGTTTTATAAAAAAATATAAGGTATACTACGGGGTTTTCTGTGGAGAGTTCAAAGATAAAAAAGATGCCCTAAAGGAAAGAAAAAAGCTACAGAAACTTGGATTTAAAGATGCTGTCATTGATATAATAAAAAGATAA
- a CDS encoding (2Fe-2S) ferredoxin domain-containing protein, producing the protein MSAEFKHVFVCLQRKPPGMPSCGDKGSDQIFQKFQEELMMKNLFDKMAVTPTGCLGPCMMGPTVVVYPDAVWYGNVKPEDVPEIIEKHILGGEPVERLVTSKGRPPAMF; encoded by the coding sequence ATGTCAGCAGAGTTTAAGCACGTTTTTGTATGTTTACAGAGAAAACCACCCGGTATGCCTTCTTGTGGTGATAAAGGTTCTGACCAGATATTTCAGAAATTTCAGGAAGAGCTTATGATGAAAAATCTCTTTGATAAGATGGCTGTCACACCTACAGGATGTCTTGGCCCCTGTATGATGGGACCTACTGTGGTTGTATACCCTGACGCTGTATGGTACGGGAATGTAAAACCGGAGGATGTCCCTGAAATTATTGAAAAACATATCCTCGGCGGAGAGCCAGTAGAAAGGCTGGTAACATCTAAAGGAAGACCACCAGCCATGTTTTAA